A single window of Candoia aspera isolate rCanAsp1 chromosome 3, rCanAsp1.hap2, whole genome shotgun sequence DNA harbors:
- the LOC134493955 gene encoding leukocyte elastase inhibitor-like produces MVMEALSAANTSFAVDFFKHLCKNQSNKNVLFSPWSISSLMATLYLGAKGHTAQQITEAFHFNKAEGTETAYPLRHPRVYSKMEELLKNSCISLQKTSPKTQSNIHSRFQALNQEINQPTKKYLLRSINQLYGDGSVSFQREFSESMKKYYNVEPQTVNFKETAEAARKEINSWVEHQTAGKIHNLLNEGSINPLTELILVNVLYFKGNWSNTFKKEDTTEQPFRLDKNTSRPVMMMFQHDKFNWKYINEVQAQILELKYVGNDLSMFILLPDDISDDSTGLEMLENKLTYEAFSKWSSPEDMEEVEANVYLPKMQLTIHYELKSLLSDMGITDAFSIEKADFTGMSAKSNLGVSQIFHKCFVDINEEGTEAAASTAATIDGRSDQDAILFAADHPFLFFIRHNKTKCILFWGRFCSP; encoded by the exons ATGGTGATGGAGGCACTGAGTGCAGCAAACACTAGCTTTGCCGTTGATTTTTTCAAACATTTATGCAAGAATCAAAGCAACAAAAATGTACTGTTTTCACCATGGAGTATTTCATCGCTTATGGCCACTCTCTACCTTGGGGCCAAAGGCCACACTGCACAGCAGATAACAGAG GCGTTTCACTTTAATAAAGCTGAGGGAACTGAGACTGCCTATCCCCTGAGGCACCCACGAGTATATTCCAAAATGGAGGAGCTTTTGAAAAACTCATGCATCTCACTTCAAAAG acctCCCCTAAAACACAAAGTAACATCCATTCAAGATTCCAAGCCCTTAATCAAGAAATCAACCAACCCACAAAAAAATATCTGCTAAGAAGTATCAATCAACTATATGGAGATGGATCAGTGTCTTTTCAAAGA GAATTCTCAGAATCAATGAAGAAATACTATAATGTAGAGCCACAAACAGTAAACTTCAAAGAAACTGCAGAAGCAGCAAGAAAAGAGATCAATTCATGGGTTGAACACCAGACAGCAG GTAAAATTCATAACCTGTTGAATGAGGGATCTATAAATCCTCTTACCGAGCTGATCCTGGTGAATGTACTATACTTCAAAGGCAACTGGTCAAACACCTTTAAGAAAGAGGACACCACGGAACAACCTTTCAGGTTGGACAAG AACACAAGTAGGCCAGTAATGATGATGTTCCAGCATGACAAATTTAACTGGAAGTACATAAATGAAGTACAGGCCCAGATTCTTGAGCTCAAGTATGTTGGTAATGACCTCAGCATGTTTATACTACTTCCTGATGACATCAGTGATGACAGCACTGGCTTGGAAATG CTGGAAAACAAATTAACTTATGAGGCCTTCTCCAAATGGAGTAGCCCTGAAGATATGGAAGAAGTTGAAGCAAATGTTTATCTCCCTAAGATGCAATTAACCATCCACTATGAACTGAAGTCACTGCTGAGCGACATGGGAATAACAGATGCCTTCAGCATAGAAAAAGCTGATTTCACCGGGATGTCTGCAAAAAGCAATCTGGGTGTGTCCCAAATTTTTCATAAGTGCTTTGTTGACATCAATGAAGAAGGAACAGAAGCGGCTGCTTCAACTGCTGCTACTATAGATGGCCGAAGTGACCAAGATGCAATTTTATTTGCAGCTGATCACCCATTCCTTTTTTTCATCCGGCACAACAAAACTAAATGCATCCTTTTTTGGGGGAGGTTCTGTTCCCCCTGA